From a region of the Deinococcus aestuarii genome:
- the bshA gene encoding N-acetyl-alpha-D-glucosaminyl L-malate synthase BshA translates to MGRTPEKIAVLCHSGAGGSGVVATELGLLVAEAGHEVHFIGSAVPFRLAGQRGANRPFYHQVSAFAYALFDQPFPELAVANTLTEVILEHGVELTHAHYAIPHATAALHAQAITRRSRVVTTLHGTDVTLVGAEPAFRHTTRHAIERSNHVTAVSHFLAGQTREVFGTEREIEVIHNFVDAERFTRVADPAVRARFAHPEEALIVHVSNFRPVKRVEDVVEVFARVASEVPARLLMIGDGPERPRAFELAGQLGVTSRTHFLGSFPDVQSVLGISDLFLLPSSNESFGLAALEAMSCEVPVVAARAGGVPEVVEDGVTGLLAPLGDVDAMAHAALRILRDAGLHRAMGAAGREAALTHFHPGRIVPRYLSAYARTVAGGRG, encoded by the coding sequence ATGGGGCGGACGCCAGAAAAGATTGCCGTGCTGTGCCACTCGGGCGCCGGGGGCTCGGGGGTGGTGGCGACCGAGCTGGGGCTGCTCGTGGCCGAGGCGGGGCACGAGGTCCACTTCATCGGGTCCGCCGTGCCCTTCCGGCTGGCGGGGCAGCGGGGGGCGAACAGGCCCTTTTACCATCAGGTGAGTGCCTTTGCCTACGCGCTGTTCGACCAGCCCTTTCCGGAGCTGGCGGTGGCAAACACCCTGACCGAGGTCATCTTGGAGCACGGGGTGGAGCTGACGCACGCGCACTACGCGATTCCGCACGCGACCGCCGCCCTGCACGCGCAGGCGATCACGCGAAGGAGCCGGGTGGTGACCACCCTGCACGGCACCGACGTGACGCTGGTGGGGGCCGAGCCCGCCTTCCGGCACACCACCCGGCACGCCATCGAGCGCAGCAATCACGTGACGGCGGTGTCGCACTTCCTGGCGGGGCAGACGCGCGAGGTCTTCGGGACAGAGCGCGAGATCGAGGTGATCCACAACTTCGTGGACGCGGAACGCTTCACGCGGGTGGCCGATCCGGCCGTGCGCGCCCGTTTCGCGCACCCGGAGGAGGCCCTGATCGTCCACGTGAGCAACTTCCGCCCGGTCAAGCGGGTGGAGGACGTCGTGGAGGTCTTCGCGCGGGTGGCGAGCGAGGTCCCGGCCCGGCTGCTGATGATCGGCGACGGCCCCGAGCGGCCCCGCGCCTTCGAGCTCGCCGGACAGCTCGGGGTGACCAGCCGCACGCACTTCCTGGGGTCCTTTCCCGACGTGCAGTCGGTGCTGGGGATCAGCGACCTCTTCCTGTTGCCGAGCAGCAACGAGAGCTTCGGCCTCGCCGCCCTGGAGGCGATGAGCTGCGAGGTCCCGGTCGTCGCCGCGCGGGCGGGGGGCGTGCCCGAGGTCGTGGAAGACGGGGTGACGGGCCTGCTCGCCCCGCTGGGCGACGTGGACGCGATGGCGCACGCCGCGCTGCGCATCCTGCGGGACGCGGGGCTTCACCGGGCGATGGGCGCGGCGGGGAGGGAGGCGGCCCTCACCCACTTCCACCCGGGGCGCATCGTGCCGCGTTACCTGAGCGCCTACGCGCGCACGGTGGCGGGCGGGCGCGGGTAG
- a CDS encoding glycoside hydrolase family 140 protein, which translates to MSQFPRALSLAPALLTLSLALSACSGGTPSTPVAEAPPAPPVAADPAPTPVAGPDRLVVSADGRRLEYADGRPFLYWADTAWELFHRPNRDDARLYLQTRAAQGFTVVQAAALAEESGLTVPNAQGDLPLTDKDPARPAVTPGNDPGDAEQYDYWDHVDYIVDQAASLGLTVALLPSWGIWVNNEPRLGDEPVFTPDSARSYGRFIGERYKDKPVIWVLGGDRYPDTEEVRAIWRAMAQGIEQGAGGGDRALSTYHTRGYQTSSKYFHNEAWLDFNLWHTGHCRNEQSATRILEDYRLTPAKPVVNFEPMYEGHPVCHNPPDGNGDEVDVRNVAYWSVFAGAAGHTYGHRKVYGFDVYDGDKAWQRALDTAAVRHLGHLKALLESRPARDRAPDETLVAGSFVGDRPVVAMRGPDYVWLYLPDGGPVTVTLGRAGGAQVRASWFDPRTGGRAEIGTFANTGERTFTASSAGRGHDWVLLLEASR; encoded by the coding sequence ATGTCCCAGTTCCCCCGCGCGCTTTCCCTTGCCCCCGCCCTGCTCACGCTCAGCCTGGCGCTGTCCGCCTGTTCGGGGGGGACGCCCTCCACGCCGGTCGCGGAGGCCCCCCCGGCGCCCCCCGTCGCGGCTGACCCGGCGCCCACCCCCGTCGCCGGGCCTGATCGGTTGGTCGTGTCGGCGGACGGCAGGCGGCTGGAGTACGCGGACGGGCGGCCCTTCCTGTACTGGGCGGACACGGCCTGGGAACTGTTTCACCGCCCGAACCGCGACGATGCCCGGCTGTACCTCCAGACCCGCGCGGCGCAGGGATTCACGGTGGTCCAGGCGGCCGCGCTCGCGGAGGAGAGTGGGCTTACCGTCCCCAACGCGCAGGGGGACCTGCCCCTGACTGACAAAGACCCCGCCCGCCCCGCCGTCACGCCGGGGAACGATCCGGGAGACGCCGAGCAATACGACTACTGGGACCATGTGGACTACATCGTGGATCAGGCGGCCTCGCTGGGGCTGACCGTCGCGCTGCTGCCGAGCTGGGGCATCTGGGTCAATAACGAGCCGCGGCTGGGCGACGAGCCCGTCTTCACGCCCGACTCGGCCCGCAGCTACGGGCGCTTCATCGGCGAGCGATACAAGGACAAGCCGGTCATCTGGGTGCTCGGTGGCGACCGCTACCCCGACACCGAGGAAGTGCGGGCGATCTGGCGGGCGATGGCACAGGGCATTGAACAGGGGGCGGGTGGGGGCGACCGGGCCCTGAGCACCTATCACACGCGCGGTTACCAGACCTCCTCGAAGTACTTCCACAACGAGGCCTGGCTCGATTTCAACCTCTGGCATACCGGGCACTGCCGCAATGAGCAGTCGGCCACGCGCATTCTGGAGGACTACCGCCTCACCCCGGCCAAGCCGGTCGTGAACTTCGAGCCCATGTACGAGGGGCATCCGGTGTGCCACAACCCGCCGGACGGCAATGGCGACGAGGTGGACGTGCGCAACGTCGCGTACTGGAGCGTCTTCGCGGGCGCGGCGGGGCACACCTACGGCCACCGCAAGGTCTACGGGTTCGACGTGTACGACGGCGACAAGGCGTGGCAGCGGGCCCTGGACACGGCGGCGGTGCGGCACCTCGGGCACCTCAAGGCGCTGCTGGAGTCGCGGCCCGCGCGGGACCGGGCGCCCGACGAGACGCTGGTGGCGGGCAGCTTCGTGGGGGACCGGCCCGTCGTGGCGATGCGTGGCCCGGACTACGTGTGGCTGTACCTGCCCGACGGCGGCCCGGTGACGGTCACGCTGGGGCGGGCGGGGGGCGCGCAGGTGCGGGCCTCGTGGTTCGATCCCCGCACGGGCGGCAGGGCCGAGATCGGCACCTTCGCCAACACGGGCGAGCGCACCTTCACCGCGTCCTCGGCGGGGCGCGGCCACGACTGGGTGCTGCTGCTGGAGGCCTCCCGCTGA
- a CDS encoding DUF2171 domain-containing protein, whose translation MNQNRGNPQDDRRALARRREPHPRRSTRHGMGVRGSDGADVGTAERVEGAGVKVRTGGRLHWTPEDQIRRVGGPVRLGVGADEERDEQVPSTPPLPWALALPDGAGH comes from the coding sequence ATGAACCAGAACCGCGGCAACCCGCAGGACGACCGCCGCGCCCTCGCCCGCCGCAGGGAGCCGCACCCGCGCCGCTCGACTCGGCACGGCATGGGCGTGCGCGGCTCGGACGGCGCCGACGTGGGCACGGCCGAGCGGGTCGAGGGCGCGGGGGTGAAGGTCAGGACGGGCGGCCGTCTGCACTGGACCCCCGAGGACCAGATCAGGCGCGTGGGCGGACCCGTCCGTCTAGGCGTCGGCGCGGATGAGGAGAGGGACGAGCAAGTTCCCTCGACTCCTCCCCTTCCGTGGGCATTGGCTCTCCCAGACGGTGCAGGCCACTGA
- a CDS encoding EamA family transporter — MLSIQGGAAFAKTLFPTLGAAGTTALRVTLAAALLSLVFRPNLRALSPAAWRAVLPYGAALGLMNLTFYLSLTRLPLGLAVTLEFVGPLVLSLVLSRRLGDLVWVGLAALGIVLIAPHGGEGGTLDPLGAALALTAGAFWALYILAGGAVGRRVPGTTGVVAGMLVAAVVTLPFGLVQAGTGLLAPPALLAGLAVAVLSSALPYSLEMAALRALPARVFGVLMSLEPALAALSGLLFLGERLTALQWLAMLCVIAASAGISLSGERRVVEVEPAN; from the coding sequence ATGCTGAGCATCCAGGGCGGCGCGGCCTTCGCCAAGACGCTCTTTCCCACGCTGGGCGCGGCGGGGACGACGGCGCTGCGGGTGACGCTCGCCGCCGCCCTGCTCAGCCTCGTCTTCCGCCCCAACCTGCGCGCCCTGTCCCCGGCGGCGTGGCGGGCGGTGCTGCCCTACGGGGCGGCGCTCGGCCTGATGAACCTCACGTTCTACCTGTCGCTGACGCGGCTGCCGCTGGGGCTGGCCGTCACGCTGGAGTTCGTGGGGCCGCTGGTGCTGTCGCTCGTCCTGTCGCGGCGTCTGGGAGACCTCGTGTGGGTGGGGCTCGCCGCGCTCGGCATCGTCCTGATCGCGCCGCACGGGGGAGAGGGCGGCACCCTCGATCCGCTCGGCGCGGCGCTGGCCCTGACCGCCGGGGCCTTCTGGGCGCTCTATATCCTGGCGGGCGGGGCGGTCGGGCGGCGGGTGCCGGGCACCACCGGCGTCGTCGCGGGGATGCTCGTCGCGGCGGTCGTGACGCTTCCCTTCGGTCTGGTTCAGGCGGGCACCGGCCTCCTCGCCCCCCCCGCCCTCCTCGCGGGTCTGGCTGTCGCCGTGCTGTCGAGCGCCCTGCCCTACAGCCTGGAGATGGCCGCCCTGCGCGCCCTCCCCGCCCGCGTCTTCGGCGTGCTGATGAGCCTGGAGCCCGCCCTCGCCGCCCTGAGCGGCCTGCTCTTCCTGGGCGAGCGCCTGACCGCCCTGCAATGGCTCGCCATGCTCTGCGTGATCGCCGCCAGCGCGGGCATCAGCCTGAGCGGCGAGAGAAGGGTGGTGGAGGTGGAACCGGCGAATTGA
- the glgP gene encoding alpha-glucan family phosphorylase, with the protein MNVIGKVTVLPQLPGPIGRLSELAYNLYWSWTPHAQSLFETLDPEVWERFQHNPVRTLLEVPQERLAHAAANPDYLARYERVMTDFDAYMTKQDTWASREAAGLAPVAYFSMEYGFHESLPIYSGGLGVLAGDHCKSASDLGLPFTAVGMLFHQGYFRQMFNKDGWQQEAYDELDLTTLPIRPALTEGGQEARVSVRIGARTVQVRVWELAVGRIKVLLLDANVPENSEEDRKLTARLYGGNQELRVQQYVLLGVAGIRALRLLNIPAGVYHMNEGHAALLGLERVRELVETGLDFRAAVEAVASSTLFTTHTPVPAGNDAFGYDLMDRYLGEWPGLLGAGRDDLYALARHEQFWDGHWVPTFSMTVFALNMSRAANGVSELHGEVSRDMWRFLYEGAEPGEVPIGHVTNGAHNLTFTSQAMRDLLGTVLPADWTERLEDEAMWEAVEELSDTQLSDVQLEMKREMVTFVRRSLRAQMIRNGASAADVAATDTVLSDSALTIGFARRFATYKRATLLFRDKARLSRIVNDPDRPVQFVFAGKAHPADNPGKAFIQEIYRVSQEPEFRGKIVILENYDMSVARQLVQGVDIWLNNPRRPLEASGTSGMKASFNGAPNFSILDGWWREGYDSTNGWPIGEEREYSDLNVQDDADAYSLYGTLESEIVPLYYGTGAQRGGWAKTVRRAIRTVSPRFSMQRQVIDYVRKYYLPLTERGAEVAADGGTRAREIASWKTWVRQQWPYTTLQASAHLPTTARPGERVEVRASVNPAGIRPEELQVEAVLKRGEHVTRVPLTHDGDGRFSAQVPLDDSGLYSVGVRMVPEIEGLSNPLEAGLIKWA; encoded by the coding sequence ATGAACGTCATCGGCAAGGTCACCGTGCTCCCCCAACTGCCCGGGCCCATCGGGCGGCTGTCGGAACTCGCCTACAACCTGTACTGGTCGTGGACCCCGCACGCCCAATCCCTCTTCGAGACCCTCGACCCCGAGGTTTGGGAGCGCTTCCAGCACAACCCGGTCCGCACGCTGCTCGAAGTCCCGCAGGAGCGGCTGGCCCACGCCGCCGCCAACCCCGACTACCTGGCGCGGTACGAGCGGGTGATGACGGATTTCGACGCGTACATGACCAAACAGGACACCTGGGCGAGCCGGGAGGCCGCAGGGCTCGCGCCCGTCGCCTACTTCAGCATGGAGTACGGCTTCCACGAGTCGCTGCCGATCTACAGCGGCGGCCTGGGGGTGCTGGCTGGGGACCACTGCAAGAGTGCGTCCGACCTGGGGCTGCCCTTCACGGCGGTGGGGATGCTCTTTCACCAGGGGTACTTCCGGCAGATGTTCAATAAGGACGGCTGGCAGCAGGAGGCCTACGACGAGCTGGACCTGACCACCCTGCCGATCCGGCCCGCGCTGACCGAGGGTGGGCAGGAGGCGCGCGTATCGGTGCGGATCGGCGCCCGCACGGTGCAGGTCCGGGTGTGGGAACTCGCCGTGGGGCGGATCAAGGTGCTGCTGCTCGACGCCAACGTGCCCGAGAACAGCGAGGAGGACCGCAAGCTCACCGCGCGGCTCTACGGCGGCAACCAGGAGTTGCGGGTGCAGCAGTACGTCCTGCTGGGCGTGGCGGGCATCCGGGCGCTGCGGCTGCTGAACATCCCGGCGGGCGTCTACCACATGAACGAGGGCCACGCCGCCCTGCTCGGCCTGGAGCGCGTGCGCGAACTCGTGGAGACGGGCCTGGACTTCCGCGCGGCGGTGGAGGCGGTGGCGAGCAGCACCCTCTTTACAACCCACACCCCCGTGCCCGCCGGAAACGACGCCTTCGGCTACGATCTGATGGACCGCTACCTCGGCGAGTGGCCGGGCCTGCTGGGCGCCGGCCGCGACGACCTCTACGCCCTGGCCCGCCACGAGCAGTTCTGGGACGGCCACTGGGTGCCGACCTTCTCCATGACCGTCTTCGCGCTGAACATGAGCCGCGCGGCGAACGGCGTCTCCGAACTCCACGGCGAGGTGAGCCGCGACATGTGGCGCTTCCTGTACGAGGGCGCCGAGCCGGGGGAGGTGCCCATCGGCCACGTCACCAACGGGGCCCACAACCTCACCTTCACCAGCCAGGCGATGCGCGACCTGCTGGGCACCGTGCTGCCCGCCGACTGGACCGAGCGGCTGGAGGACGAGGCGATGTGGGAGGCCGTGGAGGAGCTGTCGGACACCCAGCTCTCCGACGTGCAGCTCGAAATGAAGCGCGAGATGGTCACCTTCGTGCGGCGCAGCCTCAGGGCCCAGATGATCCGCAACGGCGCCTCCGCCGCCGACGTGGCCGCCACCGACACGGTGCTCTCGGACAGTGCGCTCACCATCGGCTTCGCGCGCCGATTCGCCACCTACAAGCGCGCGACCCTGCTCTTCCGAGACAAGGCGCGGCTGAGCCGCATCGTGAACGACCCCGACCGCCCGGTGCAGTTCGTCTTCGCGGGCAAGGCGCACCCGGCGGACAACCCCGGCAAGGCGTTCATCCAGGAGATCTACCGCGTCTCCCAGGAACCCGAGTTCCGGGGCAAGATCGTCATCCTGGAGAACTACGACATGAGCGTCGCCCGCCAGCTCGTGCAGGGGGTGGACATCTGGCTCAACAACCCCCGCCGCCCGCTGGAGGCGTCCGGCACGAGCGGCATGAAGGCGAGCTTCAACGGGGCCCCCAACTTCTCGATCCTCGACGGCTGGTGGCGCGAGGGGTATGACAGCACCAACGGCTGGCCCATCGGCGAGGAGCGCGAGTACAGCGACCTGAACGTGCAGGACGACGCCGACGCCTACAGCCTCTACGGCACGCTGGAGAGCGAGATCGTGCCCCTCTACTACGGCACGGGTGCTCAGCGCGGCGGCTGGGCAAAGACAGTGCGCCGCGCCATCCGGACGGTCAGCCCGCGCTTTTCGATGCAGCGGCAGGTCATCGACTACGTGCGCAAGTACTACCTGCCCCTCACCGAGCGCGGCGCGGAGGTCGCCGCCGACGGGGGCACGCGGGCGCGCGAGATCGCCTCGTGGAAGACCTGGGTGCGCCAGCAGTGGCCGTACACGACCCTGCAAGCCAGCGCCCACCTCCCCACCACCGCCCGGCCCGGCGAGCGGGTCGAGGTCCGCGCCAGCGTCAACCCCGCCGGAATCCGCCCCGAGGAACTTCAGGTCGAGGCGGTCCTCAAACGCGGCGAACACGTCACCCGCGTGCCCCTCACCCACGACGGCGACGGCCGCTTCAGCGCCCAGGTGCCCCTCGACGACAGCGGCCTGTACTCCGTCGGCGTCCGCATGGTCCCCGAGATCGAGGGCCTGAGCAACCCGCTGGAGGCCGGGCTGATCAAGTGGGCGTGA
- a CDS encoding inositol monophosphatase family protein, with the protein MTDLAAALTVAVEAARTAGAIHRAHAGKALTIRSKSTYSDLVTEVDALSEAAIREVIARTYPDHAVLGEEEGLGGGGGDVSHRWVVDPLDGTVNYAHGFPFSCVSVGLEERGERVVGVVFDPNRDELFTATRGGGAFLNGSPIRVSETPTLTTPALVSTGFPYDTGGENNLNLVARLLRLGVPVRRPGAAALDLCSVACGRVDAYWEFGLKPWDSAAGSLIVEEAGGTVTGRDGVPSPYAPMIVATNGRVHAELLALLRED; encoded by the coding sequence ATGACCGACCTCGCCGCCGCCCTGACCGTCGCCGTAGAGGCGGCCCGCACCGCCGGGGCCATCCACCGCGCGCACGCCGGAAAGGCCCTCACCATTCGCAGCAAGTCCACCTACAGCGACCTCGTGACCGAGGTGGACGCCCTGTCGGAGGCCGCCATCCGCGAGGTGATCGCCCGCACCTACCCGGACCACGCCGTGCTGGGCGAGGAGGAGGGCCTGGGCGGCGGCGGGGGGGACGTCTCCCACCGCTGGGTGGTCGATCCCCTCGACGGCACCGTGAACTACGCGCACGGCTTCCCCTTCTCCTGCGTGAGCGTGGGGCTGGAGGAACGCGGCGAGCGGGTGGTCGGCGTCGTCTTCGACCCCAACCGCGACGAGCTGTTCACCGCCACGCGCGGCGGCGGCGCCTTCCTGAACGGCTCGCCCATCCGCGTGAGCGAGACCCCCACCCTGACGACCCCGGCGCTCGTCTCCACCGGCTTTCCCTATGACACGGGTGGGGAGAACAATCTCAACCTCGTCGCCCGGTTGCTGCGGCTGGGGGTGCCCGTGCGCCGTCCGGGGGCCGCCGCGCTCGACCTGTGTTCCGTCGCCTGTGGGCGGGTGGACGCCTACTGGGAATTCGGCCTCAAGCCCTGGGACAGCGCCGCCGGGAGCCTGATCGTGGAGGAGGCGGGGGGCACGGTGACGGGCCGGGACGGCGTGCCCTCCCCCTACGCTCCCATGATCGTGGCGACGAACGGGCGGGTGCACGCCGAACTCCTCGCCCTGCTGCGGGAGGACTGA
- the purB gene encoding adenylosuccinate lyase has translation MIDRYLTPEMRALWSEASRYRAWLRVELAAMRAQAAHGEVPREAFDTLTAQASEDPLDDAFAVRVAEIEAVTRHDIVAFTRALGERYGEEARFIHHGLTSTDVVDTAQNLLLDEALSLIEADVRALREVCRAQAVTHRHTPTVGRTHGIHAEPMTFGLKFLNWMATLDRDLERLAAARKRVQVVMLSGSVGTYAHVSPRIEEEVAAAWGWEPAPVTNQTLARDRHAEVLSALAILGTTLEKIAVEIRHLQRSEVREAMEPFGKGQTGSSSMPHKKNPILTENVTGLSRLLRGYLVTGLENVALWHERDISHSSAERVILPDATAAASYATRRLTGVLRDLVVFPERMLRNLNDLGGLVFSQRVLHALIDEKGMSREAAYDLVQRHALRSWETGEGLRELLKADPENPLSEVELAAAFDLGWYLRHVGEIYGRFGL, from the coding sequence GTGATCGACCGTTACCTGACCCCCGAGATGCGCGCCCTGTGGAGCGAGGCGAGCCGGTACCGCGCCTGGCTGCGGGTCGAACTCGCCGCCATGCGGGCCCAGGCCGCCCACGGTGAGGTGCCCCGTGAGGCGTTCGACACCCTGACGGCCCAAGCATCAGAAGACCCCCTCGACGACGCCTTCGCCGTGCGGGTGGCCGAAATCGAGGCGGTCACCCGGCACGACATCGTGGCCTTTACCCGGGCGCTGGGCGAGCGGTACGGCGAGGAGGCCCGCTTCATCCACCACGGCCTGACGAGTACGGACGTGGTGGACACGGCCCAGAACCTCCTCTTAGACGAGGCGCTCTCGCTGATCGAGGCGGACGTGCGGGCGCTGCGGGAGGTCTGCCGCGCTCAGGCGGTGACGCACAGGCACACGCCCACGGTGGGCCGCACCCACGGCATCCACGCCGAGCCCATGACCTTCGGCCTGAAGTTCCTGAACTGGATGGCGACCCTCGACCGCGACCTGGAGCGGCTGGCGGCGGCGCGGAAGCGGGTGCAGGTCGTCATGCTCTCGGGATCGGTGGGCACCTACGCGCACGTCTCCCCCCGCATCGAGGAGGAGGTCGCCGCCGCGTGGGGCTGGGAGCCCGCGCCCGTCACCAACCAGACCCTCGCGCGGGATCGCCACGCCGAGGTCCTGAGCGCCCTCGCCATCCTGGGCACCACCCTGGAGAAGATCGCCGTTGAAATCCGCCACCTCCAGCGGTCCGAGGTGCGTGAAGCGATGGAGCCCTTCGGCAAGGGGCAGACGGGCAGTTCCTCCATGCCGCACAAGAAAAACCCGATCCTCACCGAGAACGTGACCGGCCTCTCCCGGTTGCTGCGCGGTTACCTCGTGACCGGGCTGGAGAACGTGGCCCTGTGGCACGAGCGCGACATCAGCCACTCCAGCGCCGAGCGGGTGATCCTCCCCGACGCCACGGCTGCGGCGAGCTACGCCACCCGCCGCCTGACGGGCGTGCTGCGCGATCTTGTCGTCTTCCCCGAGCGGATGCTGCGGAACCTGAACGACCTCGGCGGCCTGGTGTTCAGCCAGCGGGTGCTGCACGCCCTGATCGACGAGAAGGGCATGAGCCGCGAGGCCGCCTACGACCTCGTGCAGCGCCACGCCCTGAGAAGCTGGGAGACGGGCGAGGGCCTGCGCGAGTTGCTGAAGGCGGACCCGGAGAACCCGCTCAGCGAGGTAGAACTGGCCGCCGCCTTCGACCTGGGGTGGTATCTGCGGCATGTGGGGGAGATTTACGGGCGGTTCGGGCTGTGA
- a CDS encoding phage holin family protein has protein sequence MGFLIRLLVNALALYLLTRVYAGVSFAPGAGAGAVILAALVLGVVNALIRPVLLLLSLPINVITLGLFTLVVNAVVLMIVAAVTALNVAGFGAAFVGAILLTLISWVLDLIVNALGLDGGRD, from the coding sequence ATGGGATTCCTGATTCGGCTGCTCGTCAACGCGCTGGCGCTGTACCTCCTGACGCGGGTGTACGCGGGCGTGAGCTTCGCGCCGGGGGCGGGCGCGGGGGCCGTGATCCTCGCCGCCCTGGTGTTGGGCGTCGTGAACGCGCTGATCCGGCCCGTGCTGCTGCTGCTGAGCCTGCCCATCAACGTGATCACGCTGGGGCTGTTCACGCTGGTGGTGAACGCCGTGGTCCTGATGATCGTGGCGGCGGTGACGGCGCTGAACGTGGCGGGCTTCGGGGCCGCGTTCGTCGGCGCGATCCTCCTGACCCTCATCTCGTGGGTCCTCGACCTGATCGTGAACGCGCTGGGGCTGGACGGGGGCCGGGATTGA
- the panC gene encoding pantoate--beta-alanine ligase: MTSSTTPRLVTTPGELRAALKEAGRVGLVPTMGYLHEGHARLIGRARTECDTVVVSVFVNPRQFGPREDLSRYPRDLTRDLGVAGAAGADLIFHPDVDVMYPPGYATNVSVGGVSGPLEGASRPGHFDGVATVVLKLLNLVGPERAYFGEKDWQQLAVVRRMVRDLNVPVEIVGVPTVREDSGLALSSRNSYLTPEERERAGVLSRALRAVQAAAERGERDTALLLQAGLDVLAGEPGVSLDYLAVVDGDMAERARVDNDSMTRVLVAARMFGVRLIDNLPLLPEQTGDGDGA, translated from the coding sequence TTGACCTCTTCCACGACGCCGCGCCTCGTCACGACTCCGGGGGAGTTGCGCGCCGCTCTGAAGGAGGCGGGCCGGGTCGGCCTCGTCCCCACGATGGGCTACCTGCACGAGGGGCACGCGCGGCTGATCGGGCGGGCACGGACGGAGTGCGACACCGTGGTCGTGAGCGTCTTCGTCAACCCCCGGCAGTTCGGGCCGCGCGAGGACCTGAGCCGCTACCCGCGCGACCTGACGCGCGACCTGGGGGTGGCCGGGGCGGCGGGGGCGGACCTGATCTTCCACCCGGACGTGGACGTGATGTACCCGCCGGGCTACGCCACGAACGTCTCGGTGGGCGGCGTGTCGGGGCCCCTGGAGGGCGCGTCGCGGCCCGGGCACTTCGACGGGGTGGCGACGGTGGTCCTCAAGCTCCTGAACCTCGTGGGGCCGGAGCGGGCGTACTTCGGGGAGAAGGACTGGCAGCAGCTCGCGGTGGTGCGGCGGATGGTGCGCGACCTGAACGTGCCCGTGGAGATCGTCGGCGTGCCCACCGTGCGGGAGGACTCGGGGCTGGCGCTGAGCAGCCGCAACAGCTACCTCACGCCGGAGGAGCGGGAGCGGGCGGGGGTCCTCTCGCGGGCGTTGCGGGCGGTGCAGGCGGCGGCGGAGCGGGGCGAGCGGGACACCGCGCTCTTGCTTCAGGCGGGTCTGGACGTACTCGCCGGGGAGCCGGGGGTCTCGCTCGACTACCTCGCGGTCGTGGACGGTGACATGGCAGAAAGAGCGCGTGTGGACAATGATTCCATGACCCGCGTTCTGGTGGCCGCCCGGATGTTCGGCGTGAGGCTCATCGACAACCTGCCCCTGCTGCCCGAGCAGACGGGGGACGGGGACGGCGCGTGA
- a CDS encoding PilT/PilU family type 4a pilus ATPase — MTVEELLREMVARRVSDVHLQVGSPPMGRVDGTLVPFGAHALTPADTRALAQSLLSPEQWDDFEYRNEVDLAYSVSGLARFRCNVFRQRGAVGVVMRVVADTVPGFEALGLPAEVMYGFAAAPRGLILVTGPTGSGKTTTLASLIDHINRTYAYNIITLEDPIEILHRNRKSLVVQREIGADTRDFRTALKYALRQDPDVIMIGEMRDRETVEAALTAAQTGHLVLSTLHTQDAVRSVNRIIDLFPPFERTQIRLLLAESLVGIVSQRLLRRADGMGRVLGTEVLLATPLVREYVKDEEKTALIKDAMIEDNLRGMQTFDQHLVQLYHHHLITMQEALDAATSPHEFRLMVNQAGIAF; from the coding sequence GTGACCGTCGAGGAGTTGCTGCGGGAGATGGTCGCCCGGCGGGTGTCGGACGTTCACCTCCAGGTCGGCAGCCCGCCGATGGGCCGGGTGGACGGGACGCTCGTGCCCTTCGGCGCCCATGCGCTCACCCCGGCGGACACCCGCGCGCTCGCACAATCGCTTCTGAGCCCCGAGCAGTGGGACGACTTCGAGTACCGCAACGAGGTGGACCTCGCCTACAGCGTCTCCGGCCTCGCGCGCTTCCGCTGCAACGTGTTCCGGCAGCGCGGGGCGGTGGGGGTGGTCATGCGGGTCGTGGCGGACACCGTGCCGGGCTTCGAGGCCCTGGGTCTCCCCGCCGAGGTCATGTACGGCTTCGCGGCGGCGCCCCGGGGCCTGATCCTGGTGACTGGGCCCACCGGCAGCGGCAAGACCACCACGCTCGCTTCTCTGATCGACCACATCAACCGCACCTACGCCTACAACATCATCACGCTCGAAGACCCCATCGAAATCCTGCACCGCAACCGCAAGAGCCTCGTCGTGCAGCGCGAGATCGGCGCGGACACCCGCGACTTCCGCACGGCCCTCAAGTACGCCCTGCGCCAGGACCCCGACGTGATCATGATCGGCGAGATGCGCGACCGCGAGACGGTGGAGGCCGCGCTGACCGCCGCGCAGACCGGGCACCTCGTCCTGAGCACCCTGCACACGCAAGACGCCGTGCGGTCAGTCAACCGCATCATCGACCTCTTCCCGCCCTTCGAGCGCACCCAGATTCGTCTGCTTCTCGCCGAGTCGCTCGTCGGCATCGTCAGCCAGCGGCTGCTGAGACGGGCCGACGGGATGGGGCGGGTCCTGGGCACCGAGGTCCTCCTCGCCACGCCCCTGGTGCGCGAGTACGTCAAGGATGAGGAGAAGACGGCCCTGATCAAGGACGCCATGATCGAGGACAACCTTCGGGGAATGCAGACCTTCGACCAGCACCTCGTGCAGCTCTACCACCACCACCTGATCACCATGCAAGAAGCCCTCGACGCCGCCACCAGCCCCCACGAGTTCCGGCTGATGGTGAACCAGGCGGGCATCGCGTTCTGA